In Bacteroidales bacterium, a single genomic region encodes these proteins:
- a CDS encoding alpha/beta fold hydrolase, which yields MKLFFRETGTGTPLVILHGLYGMSDNWLSIARELAPHFRVILPDMRNHGHSPHDQEHSYQAMREDIARLFEDMKLENAILMGHSMGGKTAMFFAVRYPEKLSRLIVVDIAPADLRNTPRGKMHELQHKTIVESLLKLDIEHLQSRQEADRALSETIASLPVRQFLLKNLHRRSDGTFTWLLNLKALSENLSSVLDGLHPGTDPEEKYPVVIPTLFIKGELSHYIEPEDEESIRNVLPHSVLSVIQGAGHWVHAEQPEQFLKVVSDFIRNNKILK from the coding sequence CTGAAGCTGTTCTTCCGGGAAACAGGAACCGGCACACCTCTTGTTATTCTGCACGGACTCTACGGAATGTCCGACAACTGGCTTTCCATAGCCAGAGAACTGGCTCCTCACTTCAGGGTTATCCTGCCCGATATGCGCAACCACGGGCACTCACCCCATGATCAGGAACACTCCTACCAGGCCATGCGCGAAGACATTGCACGGCTCTTCGAAGATATGAAATTAGAAAATGCCATTCTTATGGGGCATTCCATGGGAGGAAAAACAGCCATGTTCTTTGCCGTCAGATATCCTGAAAAACTTTCCCGGCTCATTGTAGTCGATATTGCTCCCGCTGATTTACGAAATACCCCCCGGGGTAAAATGCATGAGTTACAGCATAAGACAATCGTTGAGTCACTATTGAAACTGGACATAGAACATCTTCAGAGCCGTCAGGAAGCTGACAGGGCACTTTCTGAAACCATTGCCTCCCTGCCAGTACGCCAGTTTCTTCTGAAAAACCTGCACCGCCGCTCCGACGGCACATTTACCTGGCTCCTCAATCTGAAGGCCCTTTCGGAAAACCTCTCCTCCGTTCTGGATGGACTGCATCCCGGAACTGATCCGGAGGAAAAATATCCGGTAGTAATACCAACTTTGTTTATTAAGGGGGAACTATCGCATTACATTGAACCGGAAGATGAAGAAAGTATCAGAAATGTTCTCCCGCATTCCGTTCTGTCAGTAATTCAGGGAGCAGGACACTGGGTGCATGCAGAACAGCCCGAACAGTTCCTGAAGGTAGTCAGTGATTTTATAAGAAATAATAAGATCCTGAA